From Nicotiana tabacum cultivar K326 chromosome 22, ASM71507v2, whole genome shotgun sequence, one genomic window encodes:
- the LOC142176157 gene encoding uncharacterized protein LOC142176157 translates to MEEFSDFINDHFLIDLPLSGERFTWARAEDSNSRWMQREGVRAPFRFENMWLKVSGIGNKVKEWWTSYRISWTPSFRLLKKLKLLKGDIIRWNKEVFGREEVKMRELMHELGELERGEGAKELHESEKAKLGEVKREIVELVIAQEDSWRQKLRALWLNEGDSNTKFFHRVAVVNRRRNFIESLVVDGVRIERE, encoded by the exons ATGGAGGAGTTTTCTGACTTCATCAATGATCACTTTCTCATTGACCTTCCTCTGTCAGGGGAAAGGTTTACTTGGGCTAGGGCGGAGGATTCCAACTCAAG ATGGATGCAGAGGGAAGGGGTACGTGCTCCCTTCCGATTCGAGAACATGTGGTTGAAAGTGTCAGGAATCGGTAACAAGGTGAAAGAATGGTGGACAAGCTACAGGATATCATGGACGCCTTCATTCCGTCTTTTGAAAAAACTTAAATTGctcaagggagatattattaggtGGAATAAGGAGGTTTTTGGAAGGGAAGAGGTTAAAATGAGGGAGCTTATGCATGAATTGGGGGAATTAGAAAGAGGTGAAGGGGCAAAGGAGTTACATGAATCTGAGAAAGCGAAATTGGGGGAGGTTAAAAGGGAAATAGTCGAGTTAGTAATAGCTCAGGAGGATAGTTGGCGGCAAAAATTGAGGGCGCTCTGGTTAAACGAGGGGGATTCGAATACCAAGTTTTTCCACAGGGTGGCAGTTGTAAATCGAAGGAGAAACTTCATAGAGTCCTTAGTTGTGGATGGCGTGAGGATTGAGAGAGAGTAG